The Triticum dicoccoides isolate Atlit2015 ecotype Zavitan chromosome 6A, WEW_v2.0, whole genome shotgun sequence genome has a window encoding:
- the LOC119318039 gene encoding E3 ubiquitin-protein ligase COP1-like, with amino-acid sequence MGDSSVAPAGALVPSVPKPEHAPSAGDPAAQLQALAAAAADDECAGAGASPSSSPGEGDGAGAAEGADAAGDRDLLCPICMALIKDAFLTACGHSFCYMCIVTHLNHKSDCPCCANYLTKAQLYPNFLLDKVVKKMSARQVAKTASPIDQFRHVVQQGNDMSVKELDSLMTLIAEKKRQMEQQESETNMQILLVFLHCLRKQKLEELNEIQTDLQYIKDDISSVERHRLDLHRTKERYSMRLRMLLDEPAASKMWPSPMEKPSSPFVPNSRAPPSTSSPGGLNNRRFDLRAPASHQGHQRRDALASSDPPNPPIQSSNVIARKRRVQAQFNELQEYYLQRRRTGAQSHRQEDVVTMNREGYHEGLEDFQSVLTTFTRYSRLRVIAELRHGDLFHSANIVSSIEFDRDDELFATAGVSKRIKVFEFSTVVNEPSDVHCPVVEMATRSKLSCLSWNKYSKNVIASSDYEGIVTVWDVQTRQSVMEYEEHEKRAWSVDFSRTEPKMLVSGSDDCKVKVWCTNQEASAINIDMKANICSVKYNPGSSYYVAVGSADHHIHYFDLRNPSAPLHVFGGHKKAVSYVKFLSNNELASASTDSTLRLWDVKDNCPLRTFRGHKNEKNFVGLSVNNEYIACGSETNEVFVYHKAISKPASSHRFLSTDLDDAEDDPGSYFISAVCWKSDSPTMLTANSQGTIKVLVLAP; translated from the exons aTGGGCGACTCCTCGGTCGCCCCCGCCGGCGCGCTCGTGCCGTCGGTGCCCAAGCCGGAGCACGCGCCGTCCGCGGGCGACCCGGCGGCCCAGCTCCAggccctggcggcggcggcggcggacgacgagtgcgcgggcgcgggcgcctcgccgtcgtcctcgccgggggagggggacggggcaggggcggcggAGGGGGCGGATGCGGCGGGGGACAGGGACCTGCTCTGCCCGATCTGCATGGCGCTCATCAAGGACGCCTTCCTCACCGCCTGCGGCCACAGCTTCTGCTACATGTGCATCGTCACGCACCTCAACCACAAGAGCGACTGCCCCTGCTGCGCCAACTACCTCACCAAGGCGCAGCTCTACCCCAACTTCCTCCTCGACAAG GTCGTGAAGAAAATGTCGGCCCGACAAGTTGCAAAAACAGCGTCTCCCATTGATCAATTCCGACATGTTGTGCAACAG GGAAATGACATGTCAGTTAAAGAGCTAGACAGCCTTATGACTTTGATTGCTGAGAAGAAGAGGCAAATGGAACAACAAGAGTCAGAGACAAATATGCAAATATTGCTAGTTTTCTTGCACTGCCTTAGAAAGCAAAAGCTTGAAGAGTTGAATGAG ATTCAAACTGACCTGCAGTACATCAAAGATGATATAAGCAGTGTGGAGAGACATAGGTTAGATCTGCATCGAACAAAAGAAAGGTACTCCATGAGGCTTCGCATGCTTTTGGATGAACCTGCTGCATCAAAGATGTGGCCTTCGCCTATGGAGAAACCTAGCAGTCCCTTTGTTCCCAACTCTCGGGCACCACCTAGCACATCATCTCCAGGGGGGTTAAATAATAGGAGGTTTGATTTGAGAGCTCCGGCAAGCCATCAAGGACATCAAAGAAGAGATGCCCTTGCCAGCTCAGACCCTCCCAATCCCCCTATACAGTCGAGTAATGTTATTGCTCGGAAGAGGCGAGTTCAAGCGCAG TTTAACGAACTTCAAGAATACTACCTGCAAAGACGGCGTACTGGAGCGCAATCTCACAGACAAGAGGATGTTGTTACGATGAATAGAGAAGGTTATCATGAAGGTCTTGAAGATTTTCAGTCTGTGCTTACAACATTCACTCGATATAG TCGCTTACGTGTAATTGCGGAACTTAGACATGGAGATCTGTTCCACTCAGCAAATATTGTATCCAG TATCGAATTTGATCGTGATGACGAGCTATTCGCTACTGCTGGAGTCTCGAAGCGTATTAAAGTCTTCGAATTTTCTACA GTTGTTAATGAGCCATCCGATGTCCACTGTCCAGTTGTTGAAATGGCTACCAGATCTAAACTCAGCTGCCTTAGCTGGAACAAGTACTCAAAAAATGTTATAGCAAGTAGTGATTATGAAGGCATAGTTACTGTTTGGGATGTTCAAACCCGCCAG AGTGTGATGGAGTATGAAGAGCATGAGAAAAGAGCATGGAGTGTTGATTTTTCACGTACAGAGCCCAAGATGCTAGTATCTGGTAGTGATGATTGCAAG GTCAAAGTGTGGTGCACAAATCAGGAAGCAAGTGCCATTAACATTGATATGAAGGCAAATATTTGCTCTGTTAAATATAATCCTGGATCGAGCTATTATGTCGCG GTTGGTTCTGCTGACCACCATATCCATTATTTTGATTTACGAAATCCAAGTGCACCTCTCCATGTTTTTGGTGGGCACAAGAAAGCTGTTTCTTATGTGAAATTCTTATCGAATAACGAGCTTGCATCTGCGTCGACCGATAGCACGTTACGGTTATGGGATGTCAAGGACAATTGCCCG CTAAGGACGTTCAGAGGGCACAAAAATGAGAAGAACTTTGTAGGACTATCTGTAAATAACGAATATATTGCTTGCGGGAGTGAAACAAATGAGGTTTTTGTTTACCACAAG GCTATCTCCAAACCTGCTTCCAGCCATAGGTTTCTGTCCACGGACCTGGACGACGCCGAAGATGATCCCGGGTCTTATTTCATTAGCGCTGTCTGCTGGAAGAGTGATAGCCCTACTATGCTAACTGCTAACAGCCAGGGGACCATTAAAGTTCTCGTGCTCGCCCCTTGA
- the LOC119314256 gene encoding uncharacterized protein LOC119314256: MSHCPPPRLSSPVEEAQQGLPSSSDRRARSRTRDAPSAMDAKRTAVGRASVTALVTACVTVVAYALATAAEYALDRYHLCSQASFLLRCVSVTAAAAAEWRALWLAMLCCTVLEAAVAALALRLPCRRRALACLQLEVTMVRHCMCARAFLLPLAADPEYLVGTICIGFTFCFAANDVANFVHFLRGGDN, encoded by the exons ATGAGCCATTGCCCTCCACCTCGCCTCTCGAGCCCCGTAGAAGAAGCACAGCAAGGTCTCCCTTCCTCCTCGGATCGACGAGCAAGGAGCAGGACGCGCGACG ctccgtccgccatggacgccaagAGGACTGCCGTCGGGCGCGCCAGCGTAACGGCGCTCGTCACCGCCTGCGTCACCGTCGTCGCCTACGCCTTGGCCACAGCGGCCGAGTACGCACTCGACCGCTACCACCTCTGCAGCCAG GCTTCCTTCCTCCTGCGCTGCGTCAGTGTGACGGCCGCGGCGGCCGCCGAGTGGAGGGCCCTCTGGCTCGCCATGCTCTGCTGCACGGTGCTCGAGGCGGCCGTGGCGGCGCTGGCGCTGCGGCTcccatgccgccgccgcgcccTCGCCTGCCTCCAGCTCGAGGTCACCATGGTCCGCCACTGCATGTGCGCCCGCGCCTTCctcctccccctcgccgccgacccGGAATATCTAGTCGGCACGATCTGCATCGGGTTCACCTTCTGCTTCGCAGCGAACGACGTCGCCAACTTCGTGCACTTTCTCCGTGGAGGTGACAACTGA
- the LOC119314257 gene encoding uncharacterized protein LOC119314257 has translation MDGNKTAARPASLRAFYIARATVVVFALATAADYVLDRYHLCSSQSQASFILPCVRATAAAAAEWRALWLAMLFCAVLEAAVAALALRLPCRQRALAYLHRALTIVCHYMYVRAARIFLAADPGVYLTGICIGSACNFITDDVFSFMGLFRFGGEV, from the exons ATGGACGGCAACAAGACTGCCGCCCGGCCGGCCAGCCTACGGGCGTTCTACATCGCCCGCGCCACCGTCGTCGTCTTCGCCTTGGCCACAGCGGCCGACTACGTACTCGACCGCTACCACCTCTGCAGCAGCCAGAGCCAG GCTTCCTTCATCCTGCCGTGCgtcagggcgacggcggcggccgccGCGGAGTGGAGGGCCCTCTGGCTCGCCATGCTCTTCTGCGCAGTGCTCGAGGCGGCCGTCGCGGCGCTGGCGCTGCGGCTCCCATGCCGCCAACGCGCCCTCGCCTACCTCCACCGCGCGCTGACCATCGTCTGCCACTACATGTACGTCCGCGCCGCCCGCATCTTCCTCGCCGCCGACCCAGGAGTCTACCTCACCGGGATCTGCATCGGGAGCGCCTGCAACTTCATAACGGACGACGTCTTCAGCTTCATGGGGCTTTTCCGTTTTGGAGGCGAGGTGTGA